One window from the genome of Lentibacillus daqui encodes:
- a CDS encoding DUF3102 domain-containing protein codes for MTNSRQKKKQEKRKGDSGMTELTSEGDVQELSNDLPTITAEINAYKRVAGEAIFEIGRRLKHVKENDLAHGEFGKWLESVGIHERQAQRIMKVYTELGESNTTTSSEIALNVLYEIATLPPEERTKTHTTSKGEEKKPEDMTVKELREVKEQLKEQLKAEQDRVQRLEQEKDAERSERERLEVEVGKEPEVEYKVQYVEIVPDDYEQLRQENEEYRSKYGSEGYRKVDNKAREEFYREFASDLEKMISKYGSITLDGPDVRKYCDRDGNVGKSINRFDDFWENFVKGSFKDETIIEMESVQ; via the coding sequence ATGACTAATAGTAGACAAAAGAAAAAGCAGGAAAAAAGGAAAGGAGATAGCGGAATGACGGAACTAACTAGCGAAGGAGACGTACAGGAACTATCCAACGATCTCCCAACGATAACAGCGGAAATAAACGCATATAAACGGGTCGCAGGCGAAGCAATTTTCGAAATAGGAAGGAGGCTGAAACACGTAAAAGAAAACGATTTGGCACATGGAGAGTTCGGAAAGTGGCTTGAAAGTGTCGGAATACACGAACGCCAAGCACAACGTATAATGAAAGTTTATACAGAGCTGGGTGAATCAAATACGACGACATCGTCGGAAATTGCTTTAAATGTTCTCTACGAAATAGCAACCCTACCGCCAGAAGAACGCACCAAAACGCACACAACGTCCAAGGGTGAAGAAAAGAAACCGGAGGATATGACCGTCAAGGAACTACGAGAGGTGAAAGAGCAGTTGAAGGAGCAGTTAAAGGCGGAACAAGATCGGGTGCAACGTTTAGAACAGGAAAAGGACGCAGAAAGATCGGAGAGAGAACGGTTGGAGGTCGAAGTAGGAAAGGAGCCAGAAGTAGAGTACAAGGTTCAATATGTCGAAATTGTTCCGGATGATTACGAACAGTTGCGTCAGGAGAACGAGGAATATCGTAGTAAGTACGGGTCAGAAGGATATCGGAAAGTGGACAACAAGGCTAGGGAGGAATTTTACCGAGAGTTTGCGTCTGATCTGGAAAAGATGATTTCAAAGTATGGCTCCATCACGTTGGACGGTCCTGATGTACGAAAATATTGCGATAGAGATGGTAACGTTGGAAAATCTATAAACCGATTCGATGACTTTTGGGAGAACTTTGTTAAGGGATCATTTAAGGACGAAACTATTATCGAAATGGAGAGTGTTCAGTAA